Proteins from a single region of Bdellovibrio bacteriovorus HD100:
- a CDS encoding helix-turn-helix domain-containing protein codes for MLRDVLIQKGLSNREAEVAELVSKGLSNKEVANQLFVTEKTVKFHLTNIYKKMNVKSRAQLIVWCLPHLGFVETEVRAENNNQAAAATAFNNNATQTIPAGSATVAGTTTLPGSGLNRGGNSDIGMGGI; via the coding sequence ATGCTCAGAGATGTCCTGATTCAAAAAGGTCTTTCAAATAGAGAGGCAGAAGTTGCTGAACTTGTGTCTAAAGGCTTGTCCAACAAGGAAGTTGCGAACCAGCTTTTTGTAACTGAGAAAACAGTTAAATTTCACCTCACAAACATCTACAAAAAAATGAATGTGAAGTCTCGTGCACAGTTGATCGTATGGTGCTTGCCTCACCTGGGCTTCGTTGAAACCGAAGTTCGCGCTGAGAACAACAACCAGGCGGCTGCTGCGACTGCATTCAACAACAATGCAACTCAAACGATCCCAGCTGGATCTGCGACTGTTGCAGGTACTACAACTCTACCAGGTAGCGGTTTGAACCGTGGCGGTAACTCCGATATTGGTATGGGCGGCATCTAA
- a CDS encoding acyl-CoA thioesterase: protein MTQLVLPSHTNSLGSVFGGTIMSWIDICAAICSQRHCNKETVTASIDRLDFVAPVYKGWVVNLKASVNYTSRTSMEVGVRVDAENPKTGETFHTASAYLTFVALGSMGKPTEVPGLVLESDDDKRRFEQAKKRREIRLQNKTR, encoded by the coding sequence ATGACTCAACTAGTACTTCCTTCCCATACCAATTCTTTGGGAAGTGTTTTCGGCGGAACGATCATGTCCTGGATCGACATCTGCGCCGCGATCTGCTCACAACGACATTGTAACAAAGAAACCGTCACGGCCAGCATCGACCGACTGGACTTTGTGGCGCCGGTTTACAAGGGCTGGGTGGTAAATCTGAAGGCCAGCGTGAACTACACCTCCAGAACGTCGATGGAAGTCGGAGTTCGTGTCGATGCCGAGAATCCAAAAACCGGCGAGACTTTCCATACGGCTTCAGCGTATCTGACTTTTGTGGCATTGGGCTCTATGGGAAAACCAACAGAAGTTCCGGGCTTGGTGCTGGAGTCTGACGACGACAAACGTCGCTTTGAACAGGCGAAAAAGCGTCGAGAGATTCGACTGCAAAATAAAACCCGATAA
- a CDS encoding PAS domain-containing hybrid sensor histidine kinase/response regulator → MGSPLHEVWPEVWDQVHAIASKVESGGFVLESDVQFDIEVDGKPQGNYYTYGNSPLFNAEGKVSGMLCTILDTTTSVKRNQAAEESLARSNQEVRAERRKLRSILEKAPIAMAVLDGPEHRFSMTNDSYRDLFLGDCDVTGRRVKDVFPKTEKIGLIALLDEVYRTGKVFEAKNYEIHDRRADGVEFSVFVDVVYQPIYDFNDEIEGLVLAANNVTEQVMAERALQAAKSAAENANQAKSAFLANMSHEIRTPLGVILGFAEIIGTQDLDESERKNYFEIIHRNGLSLTRIIDDILDLSKIEAGKFEIEKSPVKLKKLLQEVLTMFFDQASRKNIYLNYELGEIAPLIILSDVVRIRQVLVNLIGNAIKFTMKGSVKVSCRAEQVTATRKKIVFSIEDTGIGMTQEQAERLFQPFTQADATSTRQFGGTGLGLALSRNLARALGGDVSIVRCEPRQGCTFEFSFQAEDVSELSVAGQAESAGAVEQKPLAGFKVLAVDDSRDNRELISTVLSSWGLDVTEAESGEEALTQALKEHFDLVLMDIQMPGLDGFGTLAGLRKQGFQGPVIALTAHAMKEDKDRSFAAGFLDHLTKPINSKVLLQAIQSHLKHS, encoded by the coding sequence TTGGGTTCACCTCTTCATGAGGTTTGGCCCGAAGTGTGGGATCAGGTGCATGCCATTGCCAGCAAAGTGGAGTCCGGTGGATTCGTGCTGGAATCTGATGTGCAGTTTGATATCGAAGTCGATGGCAAGCCTCAGGGAAACTATTATACCTACGGGAATTCTCCGCTGTTTAATGCCGAGGGTAAAGTGTCGGGAATGCTGTGTACGATTCTGGACACGACGACGTCGGTGAAAAGAAATCAAGCCGCGGAAGAGAGTCTGGCCCGCTCCAATCAGGAAGTCCGGGCTGAGCGCAGAAAGTTGCGTTCTATTTTGGAGAAGGCCCCCATTGCCATGGCGGTGCTTGACGGGCCGGAGCACCGTTTTTCGATGACGAATGATTCTTACCGGGATCTTTTTCTGGGGGATTGTGATGTCACCGGACGAAGAGTGAAAGATGTTTTTCCCAAGACTGAAAAAATCGGGTTGATTGCGCTGCTTGATGAAGTCTATCGCACCGGAAAAGTCTTTGAAGCTAAAAATTACGAGATTCATGATCGACGTGCCGACGGGGTTGAGTTCTCAGTCTTTGTCGATGTTGTCTATCAGCCCATTTATGATTTTAACGATGAAATAGAAGGGCTTGTTCTTGCTGCGAACAACGTCACGGAGCAGGTGATGGCTGAACGGGCTTTGCAGGCGGCAAAAAGCGCCGCCGAAAATGCGAATCAGGCCAAGTCTGCGTTCCTGGCAAACATGTCCCACGAAATCCGCACTCCTTTAGGGGTCATTCTGGGGTTTGCAGAAATCATCGGGACTCAGGATCTTGATGAGTCAGAACGAAAGAATTATTTCGAAATCATTCATCGCAATGGTTTGTCCCTGACGCGTATTATTGATGACATTCTGGATCTGTCCAAAATCGAAGCGGGTAAGTTCGAAATCGAAAAGTCACCTGTGAAACTAAAAAAACTGCTTCAGGAAGTCCTGACCATGTTCTTTGACCAGGCCTCCAGAAAAAACATTTATCTGAATTACGAGTTGGGCGAGATTGCGCCCCTGATTATTCTTTCTGATGTCGTTCGCATCCGTCAGGTTTTGGTGAATCTGATTGGAAATGCGATCAAGTTCACAATGAAGGGGTCCGTCAAGGTGTCCTGCCGAGCAGAGCAGGTGACGGCAACACGCAAGAAAATAGTATTCAGCATTGAAGACACCGGCATTGGCATGACTCAGGAGCAGGCGGAGCGGTTGTTCCAGCCATTCACGCAAGCCGACGCCACCTCCACTCGCCAGTTTGGCGGCACGGGACTGGGCTTGGCGCTTTCCAGAAATCTGGCCCGAGCTCTTGGGGGAGATGTCAGTATTGTGCGTTGTGAGCCCCGGCAGGGTTGTACTTTCGAGTTTTCATTCCAGGCCGAGGATGTCAGTGAACTCTCGGTCGCGGGGCAAGCAGAGAGTGCCGGTGCCGTGGAACAAAAGCCACTGGCCGGTTTCAAGGTTTTGGCCGTTGATGATTCGCGGGACAACCGTGAACTGATCTCGACTGTGTTGAGCAGTTGGGGCCTGGATGTCACCGAAGCGGAAAGCGGCGAAGAGGCTCTGACTCAAGCTCTTAAGGAGCATTTTGATCTCGTTTTGATGGATATTCAGATGCCTGGTCTTGATGGTTTTGGGACTCTGGCGGGCCTTCGCAAGCAGGGGTTCCAGGGGCCGGTCATCGCCTTGACTGCTCATGCGATGAAAGAGGACAAAGACCGCTCTTTTGCGGCGGGATTCCTGGATCATCTGACGAAACCGATTAATTCAAAAGTCCTTCTTCAGGCAATTCAGTCGCATCTGAAGCATTCGTAA
- the hflX gene encoding GTPase HflX codes for MNNQAQVKDQDRAIVIGVGLKTEPLTEIKENLLELEELVSAAGGEVVGSIIQVLPQWNPATLIGTGKVEEVAEMVRDSGATIVVMDHQLSGVQQRNLQQIVKARVIDRNQLILDIFAQRAQTFEGKLQVELAQLLDQMPRNVGAWLDSLSRQGGGIGTRGPGETALENDRRRIRERVALIKKKLESVRQNRAQHRQSRRRHEIPSFALVGYTNSGKSSILNRLTGAQVMTKNQVFATLDPTTRKIFLPDAPPAVVTDTVGFIRKLPTQLIEAFKATLEESSEADVLLHVVDLSSPNMERQIEVVEALIKEFNWQDKKIIHVFNKCDVAPLERQFRVKAYPRVFVSALTGQGMEQLKKLMAQTVSEMQQDVQLYFPRAEEYKIFDLGREAQILRKETATEGTVCYTQLTPTLINRWKDYLVK; via the coding sequence TTGAATAATCAAGCCCAAGTCAAAGACCAGGATAGAGCGATCGTCATTGGTGTCGGCCTCAAGACCGAGCCCCTTACTGAAATCAAAGAAAATCTGTTGGAACTTGAAGAGCTGGTTTCTGCCGCTGGCGGCGAAGTCGTGGGCTCTATCATTCAGGTTCTTCCGCAATGGAATCCGGCAACCTTGATTGGAACCGGAAAAGTGGAGGAAGTGGCTGAAATGGTTCGCGACAGCGGAGCCACGATTGTGGTGATGGATCACCAGCTTTCGGGTGTGCAGCAACGAAACTTGCAGCAGATCGTGAAAGCCCGCGTGATCGATCGCAATCAGCTGATTCTGGATATCTTTGCCCAGCGTGCACAAACCTTTGAAGGAAAACTTCAAGTGGAACTTGCACAGCTTCTGGATCAAATGCCCCGCAACGTCGGCGCCTGGCTTGATTCCCTGTCCCGCCAGGGGGGTGGTATCGGAACCCGAGGCCCGGGTGAAACCGCTCTGGAAAACGACCGTCGTCGCATCCGTGAGCGCGTGGCCCTTATTAAGAAAAAACTTGAAAGTGTGCGCCAAAACCGCGCACAACACAGACAATCCCGTCGTCGTCACGAGATCCCCTCTTTTGCACTGGTGGGTTACACCAACTCCGGAAAAAGCTCGATCCTGAACCGCCTGACTGGCGCTCAGGTGATGACGAAAAATCAGGTCTTTGCGACGTTGGATCCAACAACCCGCAAGATCTTTCTGCCGGATGCACCCCCTGCTGTCGTCACTGACACCGTGGGATTCATCCGCAAACTGCCAACACAACTGATTGAGGCCTTTAAAGCAACGCTTGAAGAATCCTCGGAAGCCGACGTGCTCTTGCACGTGGTGGACCTGTCCTCGCCGAATATGGAAAGACAAATCGAGGTGGTTGAAGCTTTGATTAAAGAATTCAACTGGCAGGATAAAAAGATCATCCACGTCTTTAACAAGTGTGATGTCGCACCTTTAGAGCGACAATTCCGAGTGAAAGCTTATCCTCGCGTCTTTGTCAGCGCCCTGACCGGCCAAGGCATGGAGCAGCTGAAAAAACTGATGGCACAAACAGTGAGCGAAATGCAGCAGGACGTGCAGCTTTACTTCCCACGGGCCGAAGAATACAAAATCTTCGACCTGGGGCGCGAAGCCCAGATTCTGCGCAAAGAGACCGCCACTGAAGGCACCGTCTGTTACACCCAGCTGACTCCCACACTGATCAACCGCTGGAAGGACTATCTGGTAAAGTAA
- the chrA gene encoding chromate efflux transporter, with the protein MAKSNPESSQGSLRELAWIFLKLGATSFGGPAAHISLMEEEFVHRRQWVTRAEFLELLALTNLIPGPNSTELAIHLGHRRAGWSGLVVAGVCFILPAFLLVTLIAAFYVHFAKLPQMESFLTGVKAVVLAVILQASSRFLLSLLKVSSITSNNLRENLRSLRAPSTVSLLLLVVISALLHSAGMAEIPLLLAGGILALPLLKTNTRLWNAGALFWVFFKVGSVLFGSGYVLLSFLKTELIEKRGWLTETQLMDAIAVGQFTPGPVFTTASFIGYLLQGPSGALIATVGIFLPAFVFVALSIPAYQWMKKSEPLKQFLQGVVAVSVGLLFSTLVQLGRDALVTPLSWGLFLVSLVLLRRRLPSAALILAGGILTLLLQI; encoded by the coding sequence GTGGCAAAAAGTAATCCGGAAAGCTCTCAAGGGTCCCTGAGGGAGCTTGCCTGGATTTTCTTAAAACTGGGCGCCACCTCCTTTGGTGGCCCCGCTGCGCATATTTCTTTGATGGAAGAAGAATTCGTCCATCGCCGCCAATGGGTCACGCGGGCGGAGTTTTTGGAGCTGCTGGCTCTGACAAACCTGATCCCGGGACCAAACTCCACTGAACTAGCCATCCACCTGGGACATCGCCGTGCCGGATGGAGCGGTCTGGTGGTGGCCGGTGTCTGTTTTATTCTTCCCGCATTTTTGCTTGTCACTCTGATTGCCGCTTTCTATGTGCATTTTGCAAAACTTCCGCAGATGGAAAGTTTTTTAACGGGCGTCAAAGCCGTGGTGCTGGCGGTGATCCTGCAGGCTTCTTCCAGGTTTTTGTTAAGCCTTTTAAAAGTCAGTTCAATCACCAGTAACAATCTGAGAGAAAATCTTCGCTCCCTGCGCGCCCCATCCACGGTGTCTTTGCTGCTACTGGTGGTGATCTCGGCCCTTTTGCATTCGGCAGGCATGGCGGAAATCCCGTTACTTCTGGCCGGAGGCATTCTGGCTTTGCCACTTTTAAAAACCAACACCCGTCTTTGGAATGCCGGCGCCCTGTTCTGGGTGTTTTTCAAAGTGGGCTCAGTTCTGTTTGGCAGTGGATATGTGCTGCTCAGTTTTCTGAAAACCGAATTGATTGAAAAACGCGGCTGGCTGACAGAAACCCAGTTGATGGATGCCATCGCCGTTGGACAATTCACTCCGGGGCCGGTTTTTACCACCGCCAGTTTTATCGGCTATCTGTTGCAAGGCCCCTCGGGGGCCCTGATTGCCACCGTGGGGATTTTCCTGCCGGCCTTTGTTTTTGTCGCCCTCAGCATCCCAGCCTATCAATGGATGAAAAAATCAGAGCCCCTCAAACAGTTCCTCCAAGGCGTGGTCGCGGTTTCGGTGGGGTTGCTATTTTCCACACTGGTGCAGCTGGGGCGGGACGCTTTGGTGACCCCCCTGTCGTGGGGACTCTTTTTGGTTAGTCTGGTTTTGCTGCGCCGACGCCTTCCCAGCGCGGCTTTGATTCTTGCTGGCGGAATCCTGACTTTGCTTCTGCAAATTTAA
- a CDS encoding thiolase family protein translates to MKSPRDVVLVEGVRTPFAKAGTKLKKVHPAELGKVALKQVIAQTNLDVNLVDEVIIGNTGNPPDSVNISRVVALNAGIPLKTSAYTVHRNCASALESISNGYEKIKSGTMDVILAGGTENMSQMPTLPPKKFQEIYEKLFAAKGPKQALPLLWSLFKADVKQIKALLSGNMRDEYFPVISVMMGLTDPFVGINMGQTAEILAKEWGLSRETQDKFALRSHQLASKAMKEGRMREEIAPVYLAPEYKEVISEDIGPRDTQTMEALAKLKPFFDKATGSITAGNSCPITDGAAMVLMMSREKAEALGYKPLATIRSYGFAGLEPERMGLGPVYSTPVALKRAGLSMKDIGLVELNEAFAAQVLSCQKAFDSDKFGQEKLGLSSKIGEIRDDILNVNGGAIALGHPVGATGTRIVLTLAKEMKRRNTQFGLATLCIGGGQGGSMILENEG, encoded by the coding sequence ATGAAATCACCACGTGATGTTGTTCTTGTAGAAGGTGTTCGCACTCCCTTCGCGAAAGCAGGAACAAAACTTAAAAAAGTACACCCGGCAGAATTGGGTAAAGTCGCTTTGAAACAAGTTATCGCCCAGACAAATCTGGATGTGAACCTTGTGGATGAAGTGATCATCGGGAACACCGGAAATCCTCCGGACTCTGTGAACATCTCGCGCGTGGTGGCATTGAACGCTGGTATTCCTTTGAAAACCTCTGCATACACAGTTCACAGAAACTGCGCATCTGCACTTGAATCCATCTCCAACGGCTATGAGAAAATCAAATCCGGAACAATGGATGTGATCCTGGCGGGCGGGACCGAAAACATGTCCCAGATGCCGACGCTGCCACCAAAAAAATTCCAGGAAATCTACGAAAAACTTTTCGCTGCGAAAGGCCCGAAACAAGCGTTGCCATTGTTGTGGTCCCTGTTCAAAGCGGACGTGAAGCAGATCAAAGCTTTGTTGTCCGGGAACATGCGTGATGAATACTTCCCGGTGATTTCCGTGATGATGGGTCTGACGGATCCTTTCGTAGGCATCAACATGGGTCAAACAGCTGAGATCCTGGCAAAAGAGTGGGGTCTGTCTCGTGAGACTCAAGATAAATTTGCTTTGCGCTCTCACCAGCTGGCTTCCAAGGCCATGAAAGAGGGCCGCATGCGTGAAGAGATCGCTCCGGTTTATCTGGCTCCTGAATACAAGGAAGTGATCAGCGAAGACATCGGTCCTCGTGACACACAAACGATGGAAGCGCTGGCGAAGTTGAAGCCGTTCTTTGATAAAGCCACAGGCTCGATCACGGCGGGGAACTCCTGTCCGATCACCGATGGTGCGGCGATGGTGTTGATGATGTCCCGTGAAAAAGCAGAAGCTCTTGGTTATAAACCCCTGGCGACAATCCGTTCTTACGGTTTTGCAGGTCTTGAACCTGAGCGCATGGGCTTGGGCCCGGTTTACTCCACTCCGGTGGCGTTGAAGCGTGCGGGGCTTTCCATGAAAGATATCGGCCTGGTGGAATTGAATGAAGCTTTCGCGGCTCAGGTTCTTTCCTGCCAAAAAGCATTTGATTCTGACAAATTCGGTCAGGAAAAATTGGGATTGTCTTCCAAGATCGGTGAAATCCGTGATGATATTTTGAATGTCAACGGCGGAGCCATCGCACTTGGTCACCCAGTGGGAGCAACCGGCACCCGTATCGTTCTGACTTTGGCCAAAGAAATGAAACGCAGAAACACCCAGTTTGGTCTGGCGACTTTGTGTATCGGTGGGGGCCAAGGCGGATCCATGATCCTTGAGAACGAGGGCTAA
- a CDS encoding 3-hydroxyacyl-CoA dehydrogenase NAD-binding domain-containing protein: protein MSIQESIKIVPQGEVAVVEFDLVGEKVNKFSTPVMMRLKEVVEELKKSSYKAVIFKSNKPKIFIAGADIEEIKSMTKAEEFEAAVKGGQEVISMVEDLPMPTIAAVNGACMGGGCEFILACDYRIASEDSSTKIGLPEIQLGILPGFGGCIRMPRVIGLQAALDIILAGKSVNSKKALKIGLVDKVVHPNLLESFSLKWAKEIIADGAKKRRKTFKPQGAVNVILESALGRSIVFKKAREGVLKATKGHYPAPLQALEVIQKTYGMSDRDAALRIEREGFCKLGVTDISKNLIHVFYLTEMVKKQNGVPGVDVKPRDVKGLGVLGAGTMGGGIAYVAADKGIQVRMKDLNTDALGKGLKHASDLWMKLVKRKSIDKYQFQQKMDLVSVSTDYAGFKNLDVVVEAIVEDMGIKQKVIGECAGQMRPDAIIATNTSSLSVTEMAKGHPRPEYFAGMHFFNPVNKMPLIEVIRGEKTSDETIATIYELSKKMGKMPVVVKDGPGFLVNRLLLPYMGEAAFLLQEGMSIEFVDKVYVKEFGMPMGPFELMDEVGLDVCLKVLKIFKKAFGERIELAPCMEALGNSGRLGRKNGKGFYTYSEDGKRGAVDQTVYAALGLGQPTNPYDSKECIERGVFAMINECSLALVEDRIVETPHEVDLAMIMGTGFPPFRGGLMKYTDSIGTQYVADQLAMYASSRKAARLKPATPLTNMAKSNSKFYK from the coding sequence ATGTCTATTCAGGAAAGTATTAAAATTGTTCCTCAGGGTGAGGTTGCTGTAGTTGAGTTTGATCTGGTCGGGGAGAAAGTTAATAAGTTCTCTACGCCGGTGATGATGCGCCTTAAGGAAGTTGTTGAGGAGTTGAAGAAGTCCTCTTACAAGGCTGTTATTTTTAAATCCAACAAGCCCAAGATTTTTATTGCGGGTGCGGATATTGAAGAAATCAAGAGCATGACCAAGGCGGAGGAATTTGAAGCTGCTGTGAAGGGTGGTCAGGAAGTTATCAGCATGGTTGAAGACCTGCCGATGCCGACGATTGCGGCTGTGAATGGCGCTTGCATGGGTGGGGGTTGTGAATTCATCCTTGCTTGTGATTACCGTATTGCTTCTGAGGATTCTTCCACGAAAATTGGCCTGCCAGAGATTCAACTGGGGATCTTGCCTGGGTTTGGTGGCTGTATTCGTATGCCTCGCGTGATTGGTTTGCAGGCGGCTTTGGATATTATCCTGGCTGGTAAGTCTGTGAATTCCAAAAAGGCTCTTAAAATCGGTCTGGTGGACAAAGTCGTTCACCCGAACTTGCTGGAGTCCTTCTCTTTGAAATGGGCGAAAGAAATCATCGCTGATGGCGCTAAAAAACGCCGTAAAACATTCAAGCCACAAGGCGCAGTGAATGTGATTTTGGAAAGCGCATTGGGTCGCAGCATTGTCTTTAAGAAAGCCCGTGAGGGTGTTCTGAAAGCGACCAAAGGTCATTATCCAGCGCCGCTTCAGGCTTTGGAAGTGATTCAGAAAACTTATGGCATGTCTGATCGTGATGCGGCTTTGCGCATTGAACGTGAGGGCTTCTGTAAGTTGGGTGTGACGGATATTTCCAAGAACCTGATCCACGTGTTCTATCTAACTGAAATGGTGAAAAAACAAAACGGTGTGCCGGGTGTGGATGTGAAACCACGCGATGTGAAAGGTCTGGGTGTTTTGGGTGCTGGCACCATGGGTGGCGGTATCGCCTATGTGGCGGCCGACAAGGGCATTCAGGTTCGCATGAAGGACTTGAACACAGATGCGCTGGGTAAGGGTTTGAAACACGCCAGTGATCTTTGGATGAAACTGGTGAAAAGAAAATCCATCGACAAGTATCAGTTCCAGCAAAAAATGGATCTGGTGTCTGTTTCCACGGATTACGCAGGTTTCAAAAATCTGGATGTAGTTGTTGAAGCCATCGTTGAAGACATGGGCATCAAACAAAAAGTGATCGGCGAGTGCGCGGGTCAAATGCGTCCTGATGCAATTATCGCGACTAACACAAGCTCCCTTTCTGTGACTGAAATGGCCAAAGGTCATCCACGTCCAGAATATTTCGCGGGCATGCACTTCTTCAATCCGGTGAATAAAATGCCTCTTATCGAGGTCATCCGTGGTGAAAAGACTTCCGATGAAACCATTGCAACTATCTACGAGCTGTCCAAAAAAATGGGCAAAATGCCGGTGGTTGTGAAAGACGGCCCGGGTTTCCTGGTGAACCGTTTGCTTCTTCCTTACATGGGTGAAGCGGCGTTCTTGCTTCAGGAAGGCATGAGCATCGAATTTGTGGATAAAGTTTACGTGAAAGAATTCGGCATGCCGATGGGTCCATTTGAATTGATGGACGAAGTCGGTTTGGATGTTTGTTTGAAGGTTCTTAAAATCTTCAAAAAAGCCTTCGGCGAGCGTATTGAACTTGCGCCTTGTATGGAAGCTCTGGGTAACTCCGGTCGCCTGGGTCGTAAGAACGGCAAAGGTTTCTATACTTACAGCGAAGATGGCAAACGTGGTGCCGTAGACCAAACAGTTTACGCGGCATTGGGCCTGGGTCAGCCAACCAATCCGTATGATTCCAAAGAATGCATCGAGCGTGGTGTCTTTGCGATGATCAATGAGTGCTCTTTGGCGCTGGTTGAAGATCGTATCGTCGAAACTCCGCACGAAGTGGATCTGGCGATGATCATGGGTACAGGCTTCCCGCCGTTCCGTGGGGGTCTGATGAAGTACACGGACAGCATCGGCACTCAGTATGTGGCCGACCAGCTGGCGATGTACGCTTCCAGCCGCAAGGCAGCCCGCCTGAAACCAGCGACTCCGCTGACGAACATGGCGAAATCAAACAGCAAGTTCTATAAATAA
- a CDS encoding NAD(P)/FAD-dependent oxidoreductase, with amino-acid sequence MSISLWLDQSASQKRKQFDVVIVGAGIAGLSTAYWLEKENPSLKIAILEKHRVAFGASGRNAGFVTCGSTEHFMKLQEQFGLEKAAEIWKFSEENRHLLLNEIIGNDLDAVDFRHTGSCTVAPSSVHWEKYQKAAQTMRSVGIDVLEVGPEDMERDYGVTGFEGGIQYTGDGYVHPVKLLEKLRARLKAEIFESTEVFSVVHQTQGHVLQTDRGLFSAPKVLLTLNAYLPLVAPEFSDLIRPGRGQILVTEPLPAFVKGPCYLTKHLCYFRQLPTGHLLIGGFRNLSVETENTWTDATTPLIQQALIDFVRSHFKHGKDARVAYQWSGIMGYSPDGQMMIGEIPNRQGLHVMAGCSGHGMGLSFHAARVLAESLSGKEIPAHLQLSRFQNQITR; translated from the coding sequence ATGAGTATCTCGTTGTGGCTCGATCAATCTGCCTCCCAAAAACGAAAACAGTTTGATGTCGTCATAGTGGGGGCTGGCATTGCCGGACTGTCCACCGCCTACTGGCTGGAAAAAGAAAATCCGTCATTAAAAATTGCGATCCTTGAAAAGCACCGTGTTGCCTTCGGGGCCTCGGGCCGCAATGCAGGCTTTGTGACCTGCGGATCGACGGAACATTTCATGAAGCTGCAAGAACAATTCGGTCTGGAAAAAGCCGCCGAGATCTGGAAGTTTTCAGAGGAAAACCGCCACCTGCTGCTGAATGAAATCATCGGCAACGACCTGGATGCGGTGGACTTCCGCCACACCGGCTCCTGCACTGTCGCACCTAGTTCTGTACATTGGGAAAAGTACCAAAAGGCTGCGCAGACCATGCGCTCTGTGGGGATCGACGTGCTGGAGGTGGGTCCGGAAGATATGGAACGTGACTATGGCGTCACGGGCTTTGAAGGCGGTATTCAGTACACGGGGGATGGTTACGTCCATCCGGTGAAGCTGCTTGAAAAACTGCGCGCCCGTCTGAAGGCCGAGATCTTTGAAAGCACGGAAGTGTTTTCAGTGGTTCACCAGACCCAAGGCCATGTGCTGCAAACCGATCGCGGCCTGTTCAGCGCACCGAAAGTGCTTCTGACTTTGAATGCGTATTTGCCCTTGGTGGCGCCTGAGTTTTCAGACCTGATTCGCCCCGGCCGCGGGCAGATTCTGGTCACTGAGCCATTGCCTGCGTTCGTCAAAGGGCCGTGTTATCTGACGAAGCATCTTTGTTATTTCCGCCAACTGCCGACGGGACATTTGCTGATTGGTGGATTCAGAAATCTTTCTGTCGAAACCGAAAACACCTGGACTGATGCGACCACACCATTGATTCAGCAGGCTTTGATTGATTTTGTGCGCAGTCACTTTAAACACGGCAAAGACGCACGCGTGGCCTATCAGTGGTCCGGTATCATGGGTTATTCCCCGGATGGCCAGATGATGATTGGCGAAATTCCAAATCGTCAGGGACTGCATGTGATGGCGGGCTGTTCCGGACACGGCATGGGGTTGAGCTTCCACGCCGCCCGCGTACTGGCGGAAAGTCTTTCCGGAAAAGAGATTCCTGCGCATTTGCAGTTATCTAGATTCCAAAATCAAATCACACGGTAA
- a CDS encoding GNAT family N-acetyltransferase — protein sequence MKLRPLELTDLPLVKAFTDSTIGLGYFSENELQDCYQKSQSQGIMCSFVLIDDQNHIKGFRLAYPPGAWSKGKGSKLHPELWKVPLERAAYFQSLFIAPEVQGGGWGPKLSDAALECFRKLGAKAVITHAWKESPNNSSIRYLTKYGFTSVATHPNYWIDVDYTCVRDGKPCRCTAEEMIKYL from the coding sequence ATGAAACTGCGCCCGCTGGAACTGACCGATCTGCCTCTGGTGAAAGCTTTTACCGATTCCACAATCGGGCTGGGTTATTTTTCCGAAAACGAACTGCAGGACTGTTACCAGAAATCCCAATCCCAAGGCATCATGTGTTCCTTTGTTCTGATCGATGATCAAAACCATATCAAAGGCTTCCGCCTGGCTTATCCACCCGGCGCCTGGAGCAAAGGCAAAGGTTCCAAACTGCACCCGGAACTTTGGAAGGTGCCACTGGAAAGGGCCGCTTATTTCCAAAGTCTTTTTATCGCACCGGAAGTTCAAGGTGGCGGCTGGGGCCCCAAACTATCTGATGCAGCATTGGAATGCTTCCGCAAACTGGGAGCCAAGGCCGTCATCACCCATGCGTGGAAAGAATCCCCGAACAATTCCTCGATTCGCTATCTGACCAAATATGGATTCACCAGTGTGGCGACACATCCGAATTATTGGATTGACGTCGACTACACCTGCGTCCGTGATGGAAAACCCTGCCGTTGCACGGCGGAAGAAATGATCAAGTATCTTTAA
- a CDS encoding CPXCG motif-containing cysteine-rich protein, with amino-acid sequence MDYKVICPHCREKFAMTLYHEDGDDQEFIYDCEVCCHPIAIQAHWDSAHHRFSLNVGRGEGYDEMPI; translated from the coding sequence ATGGACTATAAAGTCATCTGCCCGCATTGCCGGGAAAAATTTGCGATGACCCTTTACCATGAAGACGGCGACGATCAGGAGTTCATCTATGACTGCGAGGTGTGCTGCCACCCTATCGCCATTCAGGCGCACTGGGACTCTGCACACCACCGCTTTTCCCTGAACGTCGGGCGCGGCGAAGGCTATGACGAAATGCCCATATAA